The following coding sequences lie in one Apostichopus japonicus isolate 1M-3 chromosome 13, ASM3797524v1, whole genome shotgun sequence genomic window:
- the LOC139978482 gene encoding stabilizer of axonemal microtubules 1-like codes for MAKKCICEICTCGRHRCPHRPKAPRAIGPCTITEYTAKYPAHPTNGLRKSFKPNEDIVRGTGPLSDQTTNRRDFIPHEVNKIAVREPDQYKKMPGNMDLLTSYVRDYPEKRAPPIRAVKGHDQHRPAGEFKGVPTYTDDYRKWSLPMRETGPVQHAYVPPSAPFNGTSTFNRDYQPKRVPMRESMRPAENTHLSSAPLEDMTSHRVDYIPHSAQPRYVHQQMPYQKNMAPFQGLTTFQKDYTGKRTSVPASFRPDQAPMLSDQPFIDETTSRRDYQRWSCQPPQPRAQQAWVQPQGNMDLATTARLAFPAHRVQPVKPSGPVRRVKSAEAPFDDRTNYKQDFRQWDSRPERRGDPTQKLYERSNIPFEGNTDYRTQYVPKHAQVPQSFAPDNSPNLSSDPFDDRTMYKLDYIPKEAPQCPAISLPNNGYRFQRVDSRGHEFWMKNNSNGMMERTMVTPPEQINLAFA; via the exons ATGGCGAAGAAGTGTATTTGTGAGATATGCACTTGTGG TCGCCACAGATGTCCACATAGACCGAAGGCACCGAGAGCAATCGGACCATGTACTATTACTGAGTATACTGCTAAGTACCCAGCACACCCGACCAATGGACTCAGGAAGAGCTTCAAGCCTAATGAAGACATCGTTAGAGGAACAGGGCCACTGTCAGACCAAACAACAAACAG ACGTGACTTCATACCTCATGAGGTCAATAAGATAGCAGTGAGGGAGCCAGACCAGTACAAGAAGATGCCAGGTAACATGGACCTTCTGACATCATATGTCAGGGATTATCCAGAGAAGAGGGCGCCACCTATCAGAGCAGTTAAGGGTCATGACCAACATAGACCTGCGGGAGAGTTCAAAGGTGTCCCCACATACACAG ATGATTACAGGAAGTGGAGTCTACCAATGAGAGAGACCGGTCCTGTGCAACATGCATATGTACCACCTTCTGCTCCATTCAATGGCACCTCAACTTTCAATCGAGACTACCAGCCAAAACGAGTCCCGATGCGAGAGAGCATGAGACCAGCTGAAAACACCCATCTTTCATCCGCGCCGTTAGAGGACATGACCAGCCACAGAGTAGATTACATTCCCCATTCTGCCCAACCAAGATACGTCCACCAACAGATGCCCTACCAAAAGAACATGGCCCCATTTCAAGGTCTCACTACATTTCAGAAGGATTACACAGGAAAGAGAACATCTGTTCCTGCAAGCTTTCGACCAGATCAAGCTCCTATGCTTTCTGACCAACCTTTCATCGACGAAACTACTTCCCGGAGAGACTATCAGAGGTGGTCATGTCAGCCTCCACAGCCAAGAGCTCAACAAGCCTGGGTTCAGCCACAGGGAAATATGGACCTCGCCACGACTGCCAGACTCGCTTTTCCAGCACATCGCGTCCAACCCGTGAAGCCATCTGGACCAGTCAGGAGGGTCAAGTCGGCAGAGGCACCGTTTGATGATCGCACAAATTACAAGCAAGACTTCAGACAGTGGGATAGCCGACCAGAGAGGCGAGGGGATCCAACTCAAAAGTTGTACGAAAGATCTAACATACCGTTCGAAGGTAATACCGATTATCGTACCCAATACGTCCCAAAGCATGCGCAGGTCCCCCAGAGCTTTGCTCCCGACAACTCCCCCAACCTAAGTTCCGATCCGTTTGATGATCGTACTATGTATAAGTTAGATTACATACCAAAGGAAGCACCCCAGTGCCCTGCGATCAGCCTTCCAAACAACGGGTATAGATTTCAGAGGGTCGATTCTCGTGGTCATGAGTTCTGGATGAAAAATAACAGTAATGGCATGATGGAGAGGACTATGGTAACCCCTCCAGAACAGATCAATTTAGCTTTTGCATAG
- the LOC139978451 gene encoding splicing factor Cactin-like isoform X2, which yields MGKSSEKRKHRKDRRRSRSRSRDRSRESDRDRSYKSQRRRTPSSSDDSSSDGKRRGRYLGSPQRKQKSRRERSRSPVKRKKGEHRPLTKEDKIKQKELLKATETLEEKRLRRIQKKEAKDRKRKEKMGWDEEMMGYTNEDNPFGDPNLLDTFVWQKKNETLGLSQVDPEKLRRMGKGQQIENRLELQKVKQRRLEREREREERDKELEDLQRMREAEYFQEWEKQEDQFHLDQAKLRSKIRIQDGRAKPIDQLAQYIGQEKNEEDLTIEMQEPYNILTGFTIRDLEDLLEDIKVYLEMEKHTNLEFWKDITTITDDELAKLRKIDPDSQIAQDRREGINASVSREVGGIFQGKTHSQLVALQNQINERIKSGSAVDIGYWETLLQQLSSHMARARLKERHQDRLRNKLAILRQQQGVEAAALFPSVLPINSGEGPSTSASTSAESLESKNKTEEIDPDEEPRDPRNERKAERNPEKEEEEEEEEDEERSAVLTEEDLIAESMEEYLQGSYSPKLTDPKDVSFDVMVYDPEEDMAKLEQARKQLLATGSAEATMESEFIKKAKEGMGLDEGTFGVEMALDDKPYLWADKYRPRKPRYFNRVHTGFEWNKYNQTHYDMDNPPPKVVQGYKFNIFYPDLIDKRNTPEYSLSPSPDNKEFAILTFNAGPPYEDLAFKIVNREWELSHRHGFRCQFNNSIFQLWFRFKRYRYRR from the exons AACTCCATCAAGCTCAGATGACAGCAGTAGTGATGGTAAACGTCGTGGCCGGTATTTAGGCTCACCGCAGAGGAAGCAAAAATCCAGGAGGGAACGATCTAGATCTCCTGTGAAACGAAAGAAGGGAGAACATAGGCCATTGACGAAAGAAGACAAAAT AAAGCAGAAAGAACTTTTAAAGGCAACAGAAACACTGGAGGAAAAACGCCTCAGAAGAATTCAAAAGAAGGAAGCAAAAGATcgcaaaaggaaagaaaaaatgggATGGGATGAAGAAATGATG GGTTATACGAATGAAGATAATCCATTTGGTGATCCAAATCTCTTGGACACATTTGTCTGGCAAAAG AAAAATGAAACTCTTGGATTGTCCCAAGTTGATCCGGAGAAGCTCAGAAGAATGGGAAAGGGACAACAGATTGAAAATAGG TTGGAACTCCAAAAAGTGAAGCAGAGAAGATTGGAgagggaaagagagagagaagaaaggGACAAGGAACTG GAGGATTTACAGAGGATGAGAGAAGCAGAATACTTCCAAGAATGGGAGAAACAAGAGGACCAG TTTCATCTTGATCAAGCCAAGCTGCGTTCAAAAATTCGTATTCAGGATGGCAGAG CGAAACCAATCGATCAATTAGCCCAGTACATCGGTCAAGAGAAGAACGAGGAAGACTTGACCATTGAGATGCAGGAACCGTACAATATACTGACC GGTTTTACAATCCGTGATTTGGAAGATTTACTAGAAGATATCAAAGTTTACTTAGAAATGGAAAAACATACCAACTTGGAATTTTGGAAGGACATCACAACAATTACAGACGATGAATTAGCCAAACTTCGGAAGATCGATCCAGACAGTCAGA TCGCACAAGATCGCCGTGAGGGCATTAATGCATCAGTGAGTAGAGAAGTTGGAGGGATCTTTCAAGGGAAAACACACAGCCAGCTGGTAGCTCTACAGAACCAAATCAACGAACGTATCAAGAGTGGAAGTGCTGTGGATATCG GTTACTGGGAAACATTGTTGCAACAACTAAGTTCCCATATGGCTAGAGCAAGGCTGAAGGAAAGACATCAGGACAGATTGAGGAACAAACTAGCCATTCTACGACAGCAG CAAGGCGTGGAAGCTGCCGCCCTCTTCCCATCAGTTCTTCCAATCAATTCTGGAGAAGGACCATCTACCTCTGCTTCTACTTCTGCCGAATCTTTGgaaagcaaaaataaaacagaGGAGATTGATCCTGATGAGGAACCGAGAGATCCACGGAATGAGAGGAAGGCAGAGAGAAATCCAgagaaggaagaagaagaggaggaagaagaagatgaaga GAGATCAGCTGTCTTAACAGAGGAGGATCTCATCGCAGAGAGCATGGAAGAATACTTGCAGGGAAGTTACAGCCCCAAACTTACAGATCCCAAAGACGTGTCTTTCGACGTGATGGTGTATGATCCAGAAGAAGATATGGCGAAGCTGGAGCAAGCTAGAAAACAGCTGTTAGCCACTGGCTCAGCAGAG GCTACAATGGAGAGCGAGTTTATAAAGAAAGCCAAGGAAGGTATGGGGTTAGACGAGGGCACCTTTGGAGTGGAGATGGCACTGGATGATAAGCCATATCTTTGGGCAGACAAGTACAGGCCAAGAAAACCGAGATATTTCAACAGAGTCCACACG GGATTTGAATGGAATAAATACAACCAGACTCATTACGACATGGACAACCCTCCACCAAAGGTTGTGCAGGGCTACAAGTTTAAT ATATTTTATCCTGATCTGATTGACAAGAGAAATACACCCGAGTACTCTCTATCACCGAGCCCAGACAACAAAGAATTTGCCATATTGACGTTCAATGCTGGACCACCCTATGAG GACCTTGCTTTCAAGATAGTCAATCGTGAGTGGGAGTTGTCTCATCGCCATGGTTTCAGGTGTCAGTTCAACAACAGTATCTTCCAGCTCTGGTTTCGTTTCAAACGGTATCGTTACAGAAGGTAG
- the LOC139978451 gene encoding splicing factor Cactin-like isoform X1 has translation MGKSSEKRKHRKDRRRSRSRSRDRSRESDRDRSYKSQRRSRTPSSSDDSSSDGKRRGRYLGSPQRKQKSRRERSRSPVKRKKGEHRPLTKEDKIKQKELLKATETLEEKRLRRIQKKEAKDRKRKEKMGWDEEMMGYTNEDNPFGDPNLLDTFVWQKKNETLGLSQVDPEKLRRMGKGQQIENRLELQKVKQRRLEREREREERDKELEDLQRMREAEYFQEWEKQEDQFHLDQAKLRSKIRIQDGRAKPIDQLAQYIGQEKNEEDLTIEMQEPYNILTGFTIRDLEDLLEDIKVYLEMEKHTNLEFWKDITTITDDELAKLRKIDPDSQIAQDRREGINASVSREVGGIFQGKTHSQLVALQNQINERIKSGSAVDIGYWETLLQQLSSHMARARLKERHQDRLRNKLAILRQQQGVEAAALFPSVLPINSGEGPSTSASTSAESLESKNKTEEIDPDEEPRDPRNERKAERNPEKEEEEEEEEDEERSAVLTEEDLIAESMEEYLQGSYSPKLTDPKDVSFDVMVYDPEEDMAKLEQARKQLLATGSAEATMESEFIKKAKEGMGLDEGTFGVEMALDDKPYLWADKYRPRKPRYFNRVHTGFEWNKYNQTHYDMDNPPPKVVQGYKFNIFYPDLIDKRNTPEYSLSPSPDNKEFAILTFNAGPPYEDLAFKIVNREWELSHRHGFRCQFNNSIFQLWFRFKRYRYRR, from the exons TAGAACTCCATCAAGCTCAGATGACAGCAGTAGTGATGGTAAACGTCGTGGCCGGTATTTAGGCTCACCGCAGAGGAAGCAAAAATCCAGGAGGGAACGATCTAGATCTCCTGTGAAACGAAAGAAGGGAGAACATAGGCCATTGACGAAAGAAGACAAAAT AAAGCAGAAAGAACTTTTAAAGGCAACAGAAACACTGGAGGAAAAACGCCTCAGAAGAATTCAAAAGAAGGAAGCAAAAGATcgcaaaaggaaagaaaaaatgggATGGGATGAAGAAATGATG GGTTATACGAATGAAGATAATCCATTTGGTGATCCAAATCTCTTGGACACATTTGTCTGGCAAAAG AAAAATGAAACTCTTGGATTGTCCCAAGTTGATCCGGAGAAGCTCAGAAGAATGGGAAAGGGACAACAGATTGAAAATAGG TTGGAACTCCAAAAAGTGAAGCAGAGAAGATTGGAgagggaaagagagagagaagaaaggGACAAGGAACTG GAGGATTTACAGAGGATGAGAGAAGCAGAATACTTCCAAGAATGGGAGAAACAAGAGGACCAG TTTCATCTTGATCAAGCCAAGCTGCGTTCAAAAATTCGTATTCAGGATGGCAGAG CGAAACCAATCGATCAATTAGCCCAGTACATCGGTCAAGAGAAGAACGAGGAAGACTTGACCATTGAGATGCAGGAACCGTACAATATACTGACC GGTTTTACAATCCGTGATTTGGAAGATTTACTAGAAGATATCAAAGTTTACTTAGAAATGGAAAAACATACCAACTTGGAATTTTGGAAGGACATCACAACAATTACAGACGATGAATTAGCCAAACTTCGGAAGATCGATCCAGACAGTCAGA TCGCACAAGATCGCCGTGAGGGCATTAATGCATCAGTGAGTAGAGAAGTTGGAGGGATCTTTCAAGGGAAAACACACAGCCAGCTGGTAGCTCTACAGAACCAAATCAACGAACGTATCAAGAGTGGAAGTGCTGTGGATATCG GTTACTGGGAAACATTGTTGCAACAACTAAGTTCCCATATGGCTAGAGCAAGGCTGAAGGAAAGACATCAGGACAGATTGAGGAACAAACTAGCCATTCTACGACAGCAG CAAGGCGTGGAAGCTGCCGCCCTCTTCCCATCAGTTCTTCCAATCAATTCTGGAGAAGGACCATCTACCTCTGCTTCTACTTCTGCCGAATCTTTGgaaagcaaaaataaaacagaGGAGATTGATCCTGATGAGGAACCGAGAGATCCACGGAATGAGAGGAAGGCAGAGAGAAATCCAgagaaggaagaagaagaggaggaagaagaagatgaaga GAGATCAGCTGTCTTAACAGAGGAGGATCTCATCGCAGAGAGCATGGAAGAATACTTGCAGGGAAGTTACAGCCCCAAACTTACAGATCCCAAAGACGTGTCTTTCGACGTGATGGTGTATGATCCAGAAGAAGATATGGCGAAGCTGGAGCAAGCTAGAAAACAGCTGTTAGCCACTGGCTCAGCAGAG GCTACAATGGAGAGCGAGTTTATAAAGAAAGCCAAGGAAGGTATGGGGTTAGACGAGGGCACCTTTGGAGTGGAGATGGCACTGGATGATAAGCCATATCTTTGGGCAGACAAGTACAGGCCAAGAAAACCGAGATATTTCAACAGAGTCCACACG GGATTTGAATGGAATAAATACAACCAGACTCATTACGACATGGACAACCCTCCACCAAAGGTTGTGCAGGGCTACAAGTTTAAT ATATTTTATCCTGATCTGATTGACAAGAGAAATACACCCGAGTACTCTCTATCACCGAGCCCAGACAACAAAGAATTTGCCATATTGACGTTCAATGCTGGACCACCCTATGAG GACCTTGCTTTCAAGATAGTCAATCGTGAGTGGGAGTTGTCTCATCGCCATGGTTTCAGGTGTCAGTTCAACAACAGTATCTTCCAGCTCTGGTTTCGTTTCAAACGGTATCGTTACAGAAGGTAG